From the genome of Vicia villosa cultivar HV-30 ecotype Madison, WI linkage group LG2, Vvil1.0, whole genome shotgun sequence, one region includes:
- the LOC131651530 gene encoding uncharacterized protein LOC131651530 → MIILSYNIHGGGNRVKRKRVGFLIQKGDVDLCFIQETKLSGIGVDVVRELWGGVDVEWSYSDAIGASGGILTMWKKDFFSLIYSFRGECFLGLCVEKDGKFIYYVNVYASCDKVVRRKTWKNLCEFKHNNTVGSWCIGGDFNSISTIDERIGVTISDYSRDSRSFNEFIEEMELVDLPTIGGKFTWFKSNGKVMGRLDRFLLPECYIEDSKVDGQFIGERDVSDHAPIWLKNNRKDWGPKPFKFNNLWLKHEEFDNFVKEEWNKIVVKGRGDYFLVEKLKIL, encoded by the coding sequence ATGATTATTCTTTCGTACAATATCCATGGTGGCGGGAATCGGGTTAAGCGCAAGAGAGTCGGATTCCTAATTCAAAAGGGAGATGTTGATCTTTGCTTCATTCAAGAAACAAAACTTAGTGGAATTGGTGTGGATGTGGTTAGAGAGTTGTGGGGAGGTGTGGATGTTGAATGGTCTTACTCGGATGCTATCGGAGCCTCCGGTGGAATACTAACTATGTGGAAGAAAGACTTCTTTTCTCTCATTTATAGCTTTAGGGGAGAATGCTTTCTTGGTCTTTGTGTAGAGAAAGAtggaaaatttatttattatgtcaatGTTTATGCTTCATGTGACAAAGTAGTTAGGAGAAAAACTTGGAAGAACCTTTGTGAGTTCAAGCATAATAACACCGTTGGATCTTGGTGCATTGGCGGTGACTTCAACTCTATATCCACTATTGATGAAAGAATTGGTGTTACTATTAGTGACTATAGTAGGGATTCAAGATCTTTCAATGAATTCATAGAGGAAATGGAGTTGGTGGATCTTCCCACCATAGGTGGCAAGTTTACTTGGTTCAAAAGTAACGGGAAGGTGATGGGTAGACTCGATAGATTTTTATTACCGGAGTGCTACATAGAAGATAGTAAGGTGGATGGCCAATTTATAGGAGAGAGGGATGTATCGGATCATGCACCCATTTGGTTGAAAAACAATAGAAAGGATTGGGGACCAAAGCCTTTCAAGTTTAACAACTTATGGCTAAAGCATGAGGAGTTTGATAATTTTGTTAAAGAGGAGTGGAATAAAATAGTAGTCAAAGGGAGAGGGGACTATTTCTTGGTGGAAAAATTGAAAATCCTTTAA